A genomic segment from Aegilops tauschii subsp. strangulata cultivar AL8/78 chromosome 1, Aet v6.0, whole genome shotgun sequence encodes:
- the LOC109753994 gene encoding nuclear pore complex protein NUP50B, which produces MADEEHAQTSRKRVADKQINKDHPEPDDDSSEQETGTFKKASEEVMATRKIVKVRRQQPSAAPSNPFSAIRFTPNDSIAQASITVSEPPPSDVSNGKSSALTEAPSQLVESDGKAEVTVDGTGEDKVVVEELKEDNSKTSEIEGKTNDGDAEEKKAVDEAGGEDKVSKDDDEKNDEAESGTKDGSSEQKDADNKGQSSSPTPLFSFTNLSSGQNAFTGLAGTGFSGSSFSFGSGSKDSSNAPLFGLKSDGSSFPSFNIGATNNGSSAPSLATAADAPKKFAMSEGPVETGEENEKAVFTADSAIYEYLDGGWKERGRGELKLNIPVSGGERSRLVMRAKGNYRLILNASLYDDMTLKDMDKKGVTFACINSIGESPSGLTTFALKFKDTGIREDFKAAVETHKAKKASDTPKTPEGSPKASDV; this is translated from the coding sequence ATGGCGGACGAGGAACATGCTCAAACTTCTAGGAAGAGGGTTGCAGACAAACAAATCAACAAGGATCATCCTGAGCCTGATGATGACTCATCGGAACAAGAGACAGGAACATTTAAGAAAGCTAGTGAAGAAGTGATGGCAACCCGGAAGATTGTAAAGGTTCGGCGTCAGCAGCCATCAGCAGCTCCTTCAAATCCTTTCTCTGCAATTAGATTCACCCCCAATGATTCCATTGCTCAAGCGAGTATCACAGTCTCAGAGCCTCCACCTTCTGATGTTAGCAATGGCAAGTCCAGTGCCCTAACTGAAGCACCCTCTCAACTTGTTGAGTCAGATGGCAAGGCAGAAGTTACAGTGGATGGAACTGGTGAGGACAAAGTGGTTGTTGAAGAACTCAAGGAAGATAACAGCAAGACATCTGAAATTGAGGGCAAAACAAATGATGGAGATGCTGAAGAGAAGAAAGCAGTGGATGAAGCTGGAGGTGAAGATAAAGTTAGCAAGGATGATGATGAGAAGAATGATGAAGCTGAATCAGGGACCAAGGATGGATCATCTGAGCAGAAGGATGCTGATAACAAAGGGCAGTCATCATCGCCGACACCTCTTTTCTCCTTCACCAATCTGTCAAGTGGCCAAAATGCTTTCACAGGACTGGCTGGAACTGGATTTTCAGGCTCATCATTTTCATTTGGCTCGGGCTCTAAAGACAGCTCAAATGCTCCCCTATTTGGGCTAAAGAGTGATGGCTCATCATTCCCTTCTTTCAACATTGGTGCTACCAACAATGGGAGTTCTGCCCCATCACTCGCCACTGCAGCAGACGCACCGAAGAAATTTGCCATGTCAGAGGGCCCAGTTGAAACCGGCGAAGAGAACGAGAAGGCTGTATTCACTGCTGACTCTGCTATATACGAGTACCTCGACGGCGGCTGGAAGGAAAGAGGAAGGGGTGAACTGAAGCTGAACATCCCGGTATCTGGCGGTGAGAGATCTCGGCTCGTCATGAGGGCCAAGGGCAACTACCGGCTCATTCTGAATGCAAGCCTTTACGACGACATGACGCTGAAGGACATGGACAAGAAGGGCGTGACGTTTGCTTGCATCAACAGCATCGGCGAATCACCGAGTGGGCTCACCACATTTGCTCTGAAGTTCAAGGATACCGGCATCCGGGAAGATTTCAAGGCTGCAGTGGAGACGCACAAGGCGAAGAAGGCTTCGGACACGCCAAAGACTCCCGAGGGCTCCCCGAAGGCGTCCGACGTTTGA